The Thunnus maccoyii chromosome 9, fThuMac1.1, whole genome shotgun sequence genome includes a region encoding these proteins:
- the fam102aa gene encoding protein FAM102A isoform X2, with amino-acid sequence MAEFAGSGSTVRCCLLEGYDTKNTRQDNSILKVIIGMTLLSGDPCFKTPPSTAKSISIPGREHTLQLDCKGEGTAEQGPAGGVSLGRSAKPRPSIISSGLLEESEANQSIPGEIFQSGHSRNSSYASQHSKISGYSTEHSCSSSLSDLTHRRNTSTGSSTSGGLGFIADTPTEGDKDAGRPERPPRPPRPVLPPNRPPRRKQDSVESHPSWVNDTRIDADDIVEKIVQSQNFADINNTEDSNLRLFVNRDGTTALSGIRLGNRVSAGGYEPVVIESH; translated from the exons ATGGCGGAGTTTGCGGGCTCTGGCTCCACTGTgcgctgctgtctgctggaggGATACGACACCAAGAACACACGGCAGGACAACTCCATACTGAAG gtgATCATCGGGATGACCCTTTTGTCTGGAGATCCGTGTTTTAAAAC tCCTCCCAGCACAGCAAAGTCCATCTCCATCCCTGGACGAGAGCACACCCTGCAGCTGGACTGTAAGGGGGAGGGAACGGCCGAGCAGGGGCCGGCCGGAGGGGTTTCTCTGGGCCGATCCGCCAAACCTCGACCCTCCATCATCAGCTCAG GTCTCCTGGAAGAATCCGAAGCGAACCAGTCCATTCCTGGAGAAATCTTCCAGTCTGGTCACTCTCGTAACTCCAGCTACGCCAGCCAGCACAGCAAAATCTCAG GCTACAGCACCGAGCACTCCTGCTCCTCCAGCCTGTCTGACCTCACGCATCGCAGGAACACCTCGACAGGAAGCAGCACCTCCGGGGGCCTTGGCTTCATCGCAGATACGCCTACAGAGGGAGACAAGGACGCCGGACGCCCAGAAAGACCACCACGGCCCCCGCGGCCTGTTCTACCCCCTAACAGGCCTCCCAG GAGGAAGCAGGACTCCGTGGAGAGTCACCCCTCCTGGGTAAACGATACTCGGATAGATGCCGACGACATTGTGGAGAAAATCGTCCAGAGCCAAAATTTTGCAGACATCAACAACACTGAAG ACAGCAACCTGCGACTGTTCGTCAACAGAGACGGAACCACCGCGCTCAGCGGCATCAGGCTCGGAAACAG GGTGTCTGCAGGCGGGTACGAGCCTGTGGTGATAGAGAGCCATTGA